The following proteins come from a genomic window of Nitrosopumilaceae archaeon AB1(1):
- a CDS encoding PEFG-CTERM sorting domain-containing protein, with protein sequence MKNRFTAIILSVILVSGLAFVPAYGQNLPLTITTDANEYVGGDRVTVSGIASTLFDGAITLQVFAPNGNLVYIDQLSPSSNGAYSASIALNPIWTDGEYVIESQYGSLKAKTSFFIGDSTGSTEINPTLPPLRDNEMRVSDTSEVISFEITGGSINNVLANTADTSLIVTITADDDGELTITIPRNVLDATGTYDDFIVLIDGEEREFEEISTTSLNRVLRIPFLAGDTEIEIIGTFVVPEFGTIAIIVLAIAIISIIGLSFKSRLTIPSSI encoded by the coding sequence TGCATATGGACAAAATCTACCTCTTACAATAACTACTGACGCAAATGAATATGTTGGTGGAGATCGTGTAACAGTGTCTGGAATTGCCAGCACTTTATTTGACGGTGCGATTACTCTACAAGTATTCGCACCAAATGGTAATCTTGTATATATAGATCAACTTTCACCAAGTTCCAACGGTGCATACTCTGCAAGTATTGCACTAAATCCAATCTGGACTGATGGTGAATATGTAATCGAATCTCAATATGGAAGTCTAAAAGCTAAAACATCTTTCTTTATTGGTGATAGTACTGGGTCTACTGAAATAAATCCTACATTACCTCCATTGCGAGACAATGAAATGCGTGTATCTGATACTAGTGAAGTTATATCCTTTGAAATCACTGGTGGTAGCATTAACAATGTATTAGCAAATACTGCAGATACATCTTTGATCGTAACAATCACAGCTGATGATGATGGAGAATTGACAATCACTATACCAAGAAATGTATTAGATGCAACTGGCACATATGATGACTTTATTGTACTTATCGACGGAGAAGAGCGTGAATTTGAAGAAATTTCTACTACTAGTTTAAACAGAGTTTTACGAATTCCTTTCTTAGCTGGAGATACAGAGATTGAAATTATTGGAACCTTTGTTGTACCTGAATTTGGTACAATTGCAATTATTGTATTAGCAATAGCAATTATATCTATTATTGGTCTATCATTCAAATCTAGACTAACAATACCATCTTCAATTTAG
- a CDS encoding radical SAM protein, with protein MGEDTKVVGINVMDPLGMAPVTTTMSPEKLSYVAMKFKRMCANIIQLKKKYNFKVVVGGNGAWELARTDRMKVHGIDTVVVGEADELALDLFNDLESGDAPELLHCFVKNIQDIPVIEGPTVNSLIEAMRGCGRGCDFCDVNKRSKKDLPLDRLQKEAKINLNYGFDSIWIHSDEMLLYGCDNKDFQPNRDAITELWRGLKSLGANFVGTTHMTFSAVAANPQLLQDISTINNQHENNRWLATNLGIETVSPSLVKKHLGVKTKPFSTDEWGSVVREGAKILNQNNWFPAATIIIGWPDETPDDVSYTLDMLQDFRATDFRGLVAPLLYQDFSEKNSMHFGNLNEAQFTLFWKCWENNLRVINDIIPIILRNKTYGPPMKVFMYGIIKAGTWAIMRYLRGLCKDLFNGRTPDEIMAKYARSRSVSAPKIETKKL; from the coding sequence GTGGGAGAGGATACAAAGGTTGTAGGAATAAATGTGATGGATCCATTAGGAATGGCGCCTGTCACTACTACCATGTCTCCTGAAAAATTATCCTATGTTGCTATGAAATTCAAAAGAATGTGTGCAAATATTATTCAATTAAAAAAGAAATATAATTTCAAAGTTGTAGTTGGAGGAAATGGAGCATGGGAGCTTGCAAGGACAGATAGAATGAAGGTTCACGGAATTGACACAGTAGTAGTAGGTGAAGCAGATGAACTAGCATTGGATTTATTTAATGATTTAGAGTCAGGAGATGCTCCAGAACTGTTGCACTGTTTTGTAAAGAACATACAAGATATTCCAGTAATTGAAGGTCCTACAGTAAATTCATTGATTGAGGCAATGCGTGGTTGTGGTAGGGGTTGTGATTTTTGTGATGTGAATAAAAGATCAAAGAAAGATTTACCACTAGACAGACTGCAAAAAGAGGCAAAAATCAATCTCAATTATGGTTTTGACTCGATATGGATTCATTCAGATGAGATGTTACTGTATGGATGTGATAACAAAGATTTTCAACCAAACCGAGACGCGATTACAGAATTATGGAGAGGTCTGAAGAGTCTGGGGGCAAATTTCGTAGGGACAACACATATGACATTCTCAGCCGTAGCTGCAAATCCACAACTATTACAAGACATCTCTACGATAAATAATCAGCATGAAAATAACAGATGGCTTGCAACAAATCTTGGAATAGAGACAGTGTCTCCATCTTTGGTAAAAAAACATCTAGGAGTCAAGACTAAACCATTTTCAACAGATGAGTGGGGTAGTGTAGTTAGAGAAGGTGCAAAAATATTAAATCAAAACAATTGGTTTCCGGCAGCTACGATAATTATTGGTTGGCCAGATGAGACTCCAGATGATGTATCATATACTTTGGATATGCTGCAAGACTTTAGAGCCACGGATTTCAGAGGACTAGTTGCGCCATTACTATATCAAGATTTTAGTGAAAAAAATTCAATGCATTTTGGTAATCTAAATGAAGCACAGTTTACACTCTTTTGGAAATGTTGGGAGAATAATTTGCGTGTAATTAATGACATCATTCCAATCATATTACGAAACAAAACCTATGGTCCTCCCATGAAGGTATTCATGTACGGTATCATCAAAGCAGGTACATGGGCAATTATGAGATACTTGAGAGGATTGTGTAAAGATCTGTTTAATGGCCGCACACCAGATGAAATTATGGCAAAATATGCTAGGAGTCGTTCTGTTAGTGCTCCAAAGATTGAGACAAAGAAACTCTAA